The following proteins are encoded in a genomic region of Micrococcaceae bacterium Sec5.8:
- a CDS encoding cytochrome ubiquinol oxidase subunit I produces the protein MDALEIARWQFGITTVYHFMMVPLTIGLGLVVAVIQTMWHRTGKPEYLRMTKFWGKLFLINFIMGVATGIVQEFQFGMAWSEYSRFVGDVFGAPLAMEALLAFFVESTFLGLWIFGWKQLKPAVHLACLWIAVIGSVFSAYFIIVANSWMQHPVGVEMINGRPVMTDAWAVFTNNTALVAVPHTLFGALAVAGAFLLGIAWYHLWRRRHDGIDTIGPDGSVVPGESTVPGRDRTDHAVWIRSLRIGAVVAMISFAGTAITGDLQGKLMFEQQPMKMAAAEAACHDGTGFSILSVGNVGSKNCDDVVAVIEVPGILSFLAKGDFTTEVKGVNSLLDQYKADYGTHLPDNPIYGDRAGREIQYVPVMEVTYWGFRMMIGFGAVAAMAALAALWVTRKGTVPASRGLMRLAVFGILAPFGANAAGWIFTEMGRQPFVVAPNPDLSGIDQVFMFTAAAVSPGVSAGELLTSLVVLTAVYAVLLVVEVKLLVKYIRGGVAGAMPELVHTAVDENEDATPKDGGPGKPGDSQDVLAFAY, from the coding sequence TTGGACGCCTTGGAAATCGCACGCTGGCAATTCGGCATCACCACGGTCTACCACTTCATGATGGTGCCGCTCACGATCGGACTGGGCCTTGTGGTGGCCGTGATCCAGACAATGTGGCACCGCACCGGAAAGCCGGAGTACCTTCGGATGACCAAATTCTGGGGCAAGCTCTTCCTGATCAACTTCATCATGGGCGTTGCCACCGGCATCGTCCAGGAGTTCCAGTTCGGTATGGCCTGGAGCGAGTACAGCCGCTTCGTGGGCGACGTGTTCGGCGCCCCGCTGGCCATGGAAGCGTTGCTGGCATTTTTTGTGGAGTCGACTTTCCTCGGCCTGTGGATTTTCGGCTGGAAGCAGCTCAAGCCGGCCGTCCATCTGGCTTGCCTGTGGATCGCCGTGATCGGATCCGTCTTCTCTGCCTATTTCATCATCGTGGCGAACAGTTGGATGCAGCACCCGGTGGGTGTTGAGATGATCAACGGCCGCCCGGTCATGACCGATGCCTGGGCCGTTTTCACCAACAACACCGCCCTCGTGGCCGTCCCGCACACCCTCTTCGGCGCCCTCGCCGTCGCCGGCGCATTCCTGCTGGGCATTGCCTGGTACCACCTGTGGCGCCGCCGCCATGACGGGATCGACACCATCGGGCCGGACGGCAGCGTGGTTCCCGGTGAGTCAACGGTTCCCGGCCGTGACCGCACCGACCACGCCGTGTGGATCCGTTCCCTGCGGATCGGTGCTGTCGTTGCCATGATCTCCTTCGCCGGTACCGCCATCACCGGGGACCTGCAAGGCAAACTCATGTTCGAACAACAGCCCATGAAGATGGCCGCCGCGGAGGCGGCATGCCACGACGGCACCGGGTTCTCCATCCTGAGCGTGGGCAACGTCGGCTCCAAGAACTGCGACGACGTTGTTGCCGTCATTGAGGTCCCCGGCATCCTGTCCTTCCTGGCCAAGGGGGACTTCACCACCGAGGTCAAGGGCGTCAACAGCCTGCTGGACCAGTACAAGGCCGACTACGGCACCCACCTGCCGGACAACCCGATCTACGGGGACCGCGCCGGGCGGGAAATTCAGTACGTTCCAGTCATGGAAGTCACCTACTGGGGCTTCCGGATGATGATCGGGTTCGGTGCAGTAGCGGCAATGGCCGCTCTGGCCGCCCTGTGGGTCACCCGCAAGGGGACCGTCCCCGCATCCCGTGGCCTCATGCGCCTCGCCGTCTTCGGCATCCTGGCACCGTTTGGCGCGAATGCCGCCGGCTGGATCTTCACCGAAATGGGCCGACAACCGTTCGTCGTCGCTCCCAACCCCGATCTCAGCGGGATCGACCAGGTCTTTATGTTCACCGCCGCGGCGGTCTCGCCGGGCGTCTCGGCCGGTGAGCTCCTGACCTCCCTGGTGGTGCTCACCGCCGTCTACGCGGTGCTGCTGGTGGTCGAGGTCAAGCTCCTGGTCAAGTACATCCGCGGCGGGGTGGCCGGGGCCATGCCGGAGCTGGTCCACACCGCCGTCGACGAGAACGAGGACGCCACCCCCAAGGACGGTGGTCCCGGCAAACCCGGGGACTCCCAGGACGTCCTGGCCTTCGCCTACTAA
- a CDS encoding META domain-containing protein yields MGRLPRRGFLLVATLAAGLSAAVLIGCSGPAPASFTGAWGQTATGQPNLTIASDGSFQGTDGCNRLSGKGSMAEDVFTFGPVASTSMACSGVDPWLLLADTAKVEGSALVVYQNGGTRIGTLPKQ; encoded by the coding sequence ATGGGACGCTTGCCTCGGCGTGGATTTCTGCTCGTTGCGACGCTGGCTGCGGGCCTATCGGCGGCAGTTCTCATCGGGTGTTCGGGCCCGGCGCCGGCTTCATTCACCGGAGCGTGGGGGCAAACCGCCACCGGCCAGCCCAACCTCACAATCGCCAGTGACGGCTCCTTCCAGGGAACCGACGGCTGCAACCGCCTGTCCGGCAAGGGTTCCATGGCGGAGGATGTCTTTACCTTCGGCCCCGTCGCGTCTACTTCCATGGCCTGCAGCGGCGTGGACCCGTGGCTGTTGCTGGCCGACACCGCCAAGGTGGAGGGGTCTGCGCTCGTTGTCTACCAGAACGGTGGCACCAGGATCGGGACGTTGCCCAAGCAATGA
- the cydB gene encoding cytochrome d ubiquinol oxidase subunit II — MELLPTIWFIAIAVLWTGYLFLEGFDLGVGMLMKGFARNNTERRVLLNTVGPVWDGNEVWLLTAGGATFAAFPLWYASLFSALYLPLLLVLVALIFRAVAFEYRGKVDDPVWRARWDWAISLGSFVAAFGVGAALALTTTGLPVNANGDREGGPFAWFSAYAVLGGLAVVGFSLLHGLAFLALKTDGDVRHRARRWFVRLLPVLLLPIAGWAVSLQVLSGALWTVLAVVAAVAAAVLAWNFARKGAEGRAFLSLGAFLLLGSASIFGAAFPVVLPSTLNPDFNLTISNASSSDYTLGLMSIVACIGLPLVLVYQAWTYWVFRRRVSDAHIPEAHSFLPAIAAKALAPKD, encoded by the coding sequence ATGGAACTGCTTCCCACCATCTGGTTCATCGCCATCGCGGTGCTGTGGACGGGCTATCTATTTCTCGAAGGCTTCGACCTCGGCGTCGGAATGCTGATGAAGGGCTTCGCCCGGAACAACACCGAACGCCGGGTACTGCTCAACACCGTCGGCCCGGTCTGGGACGGCAACGAGGTGTGGCTCCTGACCGCGGGGGGCGCCACCTTCGCGGCCTTCCCGCTCTGGTACGCATCCCTGTTTTCCGCCCTCTACCTGCCGCTGCTGCTGGTCCTCGTGGCCTTGATCTTCCGCGCCGTGGCTTTTGAGTACCGCGGCAAGGTGGATGATCCCGTGTGGCGTGCGCGCTGGGACTGGGCGATCTCGCTGGGCTCCTTCGTGGCGGCCTTCGGCGTTGGAGCCGCCCTCGCGCTGACCACCACGGGGCTGCCGGTCAACGCCAACGGTGACCGGGAGGGCGGCCCGTTCGCTTGGTTCAGCGCTTACGCTGTCCTGGGCGGCCTGGCCGTCGTGGGGTTCTCCCTGCTCCATGGCCTCGCGTTCCTTGCGCTGAAGACCGACGGCGACGTCCGGCACCGCGCACGCCGGTGGTTCGTCCGGCTGTTGCCGGTGCTGCTGCTGCCGATCGCCGGCTGGGCCGTGAGCCTGCAGGTGCTCAGCGGTGCGCTGTGGACGGTGCTGGCCGTCGTCGCCGCCGTGGCGGCAGCTGTCCTGGCGTGGAACTTCGCCCGGAAGGGGGCCGAAGGCCGTGCGTTCCTGTCCCTGGGTGCCTTCCTGCTTCTGGGCAGCGCTTCAATTTTCGGCGCGGCGTTCCCCGTGGTGCTCCCGTCCACGCTGAACCCTGATTTTAACCTCACGATTTCCAACGCCTCATCCTCGGACTACACCCTCGGTCTGATGAGCATCGTCGCCTGCATCGGGCTGCCGCTGGTGCTCGTCTACCAGGCGTGGACGTACTGGGTGTTCCGGCGCCGGGTCAGCGACGCGCACATCCCGGAGGCCCACAGCTTCCTGCCCGCCATCGCCGCCAAAGCCCTGGCGCCCAAGGACTAA
- a CDS encoding BlaI/MecI/CopY family transcriptional regulator, with protein MASLGELERAVMDLLWAGHEAATANTLRDLLAQSTRAENGTAGYEGKDLAVTTVLTVLSRLERKGLVERERGTRPHRYQAVSSREDHTAELMHEVLGSAPDREAVLARFIGSVTDTEAETLRKLLRLS; from the coding sequence ATGGCGAGTCTCGGTGAACTGGAACGGGCAGTGATGGACCTGCTCTGGGCGGGCCATGAGGCTGCAACAGCAAACACCCTCCGCGACCTGCTCGCGCAGAGTACCCGCGCCGAGAACGGCACCGCCGGCTACGAGGGCAAGGATCTGGCAGTCACCACCGTGCTGACCGTGCTCTCCCGTTTGGAGCGCAAGGGCCTCGTGGAGCGGGAACGCGGTACCCGCCCGCACCGCTACCAGGCAGTGTCCAGCCGGGAGGACCACACTGCTGAGCTGATGCATGAGGTTCTGGGCTCTGCGCCGGACCGTGAGGCAGTTCTGGCCCGTTTCATTGGTTCCGTCACCGATACCGAGGCAGAAACGCTGCGCAAGCTGCTGCGACTCAGCTAA